The following DNA comes from Anopheles coustani chromosome 2, idAnoCousDA_361_x.2, whole genome shotgun sequence.
CGAGCGATACGGACGACGACAGCGATGGAGAGGGAGTGTTGGGGTCGGCTTACAAAGGCTCGTCTGAGAGTAGCTCGGCGAGCTCATCGCACGAGGAGTTCCGATTTAGGAGCGTCCATCAGCAACCTTCGCGCGGGAGAAAGCGGAAACGGCTCGTCAAAAGAGTGGCCGCTCCGCCCAAGCAAAGGGGAAAGAAGGAACTGCGCGATCGAGCAAAGGATGTCAGTAGCGACAGTAGCATTGCCAGTGGTAGTAGTGCTACCAGTAGCAGctccagaagcagcagcagtagtagcagcagtagcagcactAATAGTAGTTCCAGTAGAAGCAGCAGTACCAGCTCTACtaacagcagtagcagcagcagctccagcaccagcagcagcagtagcaccaACAGCAGTCTGCCCTCGGAGGCTGTAAAACCAGCGAAACGCAGAAAGCGTCAAACGAGTAGCAACCCAAAGGCCGCGGCGAAGGGGGCAAAGTCTAAGAAGGCTCGAAAAAGCAAACAGCCGACCGGAGCAAGCGCTAAACTTCCCAAGGATGTCGCACCGGACGTGGGTGTGAAATCGAACCGTCGCAATAGGTCACAGCAGCCGCCCCGTACCCCGGTGACTGGCAACAGCAAAGCCAGCACAAAAGCTAGTTCCAAAGGCACGAAGCGCAGGAAAACGAAGGCCAAAACTTCCGACACTCGAACTCGAGGCGGCAAACGGACAAAGCGTAGTGCAAAGATGGAAGCGGAAGTCCACCAAGCGTCCCCGGTGGTGGAGACACAGCGACGAGCGGCACGTGATCACTATTTCGTCGAAACGCGCCCTTCCTGTTCCCCGACCGAGGAAGCGGACAATAGGACACGCCGTCTAAAGAGTGTCATCATAAAGCGTTGCCATTACAACCGGAAACCAAACACGGCAACGACAaccacaacgacgacgacgacgacgatgacaacgacgacgacgacggtggggTTTGAGGAGGAACCAACGCAGCGAACATCTTCCACCGTACCGGTCGATGTGAAAATCTCCATCCGGATACCCGCGACGGTGGAAGCCACACTCAATCCAGAACCTTCCACCTCAGGACTTCCACTTCCCGTTGCCCAATCGGTGGATGAGGCCACCGACAGACGGCAGGAAACGGCCGCAACGTTACTGCAGCTCTCCTCGCCCGCGTCCGATTCGGGCTCAGAAACGGCCGAACTGGACGAGCGTGTTTGGGACATTTTAAAGCTCCCCTTGGATATCGTTCCCTCCGCAAGCGCACCGGAACGCAATCCGATGATGTCGGCGGTACAAGCAGAGCAGCATCCCACAGATGGCCCAGAGGAAACTCTCCAAACGCAACAATCAACCGAAGACGACCACCAACAACCGTTTCCACTGGACGACGGCGGTGGGATTTTGATGGAAGAGGAAAGCAATTCCATCGCTTCCGAATCCCTCTTCGTACCGGAGGTCAGCTGGGAACTGGGAACGGGTGAGGCGACGACGCATGTTCACGACGGTGCCTCGAGTTCGCACGAGCCACCACTAGCGACGGCCATCGCCGAGGACCGGCTGTCGTCGGCTGGCGCCTCACCGTTTTCTTCGGTTTCGTTCCCACCATCGACGGCATCGTTTTCTACCTCGCCCACACTTTCGCTGGCCGTCCCGACCCGGCCGGCGTCCCCCGTCGAGCTGCTCGATGTGGTCGGTACGATAGACAGCGAATCGCCCCTGCCCTCGTCCGTCGTCGATATCGGTACGATCGATGGAACGATAGACGACATTATGGCAACGGAAGAGGTTTCGGCCATCGAGGAGACGCCCGCAGCGTCCGACGCACTGCCCGATGGGTGCGTGTTGGAAGCGATACCAGAGGCCAGTGCTGGCACTGAGACGGTCGGAGCCGAGGTGGAGCTGTGAGACTTGTTGCGCGTAATCGATTTTATCGATTGGTAGTAAATGACCCCAAGCGAGCGCACACGCACGATGTACGTATACTTTGAGTGGGTTTCCTTCCGACAGAACATTCTGATGAAATGATTTTCTTTACAGGTTACTTCCAATGCCCCAATGCACAGGAAAGAGCATGCCCAATACCGTATTTGTATATAAGGAATAGTAATAATAGCATGTCTTAGAAGTAATAGTACCAGGAATTGGGCTcgagattttttaaattaaattcgaaAGCTGTCACAAAGGATGGCAAATTTttgcatacttttttttcgcatCCCTTTCCCTTCTGTCACAACAATCCACTTTGGACCGCTTGGGCAATGGCCGTCGTCAGGTGGGCTCGTAATAACTGGCAGCAGCTCCCAAGGTACACTTCGTTTGTAGCTATTGCTGTATACCCACTATCCGTTGGGTTCGATACCCTCTTGCCCCCGGTGTACATCAGAATGGACTAAGCAAATCAAACTGTACATATAACCGTTTATGTAGTATTAAGACTTGTCCGGTAAACTAGATTTTATTTCTGACTATACATATGTAAGAGTAAAAAACGATCAATtgagaaaaagttaaaaaaaagaaaaaaaaatatccaaacgaacaattttccgtaacaaatgaaaattctaccgacaaaaaaaacgacagGCGCTCTTGAAGATGGCAGGAAGGGCTAGGGGAAAAGAATTAATTCCGTACCGAATACCGGTACGGTCCGTTCGCGCCAAACATTCTGGTTTGTGTGCATTGCAACTGTGTAATGTCGTGAAATGattattaatatatttttgcCCCTAATCGGTTGATTGcatattatttcttttcgttcaaAATTCCAGTTTTAAAGTAATAAACGGTATTGATTGATAAAACCGAGCGTTTGAAACTAGGACGATTAATACTGGAAAGAATATGGAAGTAAGGACCAGTGTCTTTCTACTCGTTCATCAGAGACCTGAAGTGTGTCAAGTGCCTTATGATACACGAGATGGATATCAAGGCTCTCAACTCGGAACGCGAAAGGGCAATGCCTTAGAAGCACTGTCGCAGTGAACGGTAATGTACCTTACGTACGTGCGGGGTGCTGCATTTTCGGCACAGTCATAATTTCGAttaataacttatttttcttaattcTTTCAGGCTATTCGTGCTTTCTCAGGCTCTACATCCGAACGAATCCTGTGTAGGGTAAGTGATTGGACTCAAGCTTGAGCTGTAATTTAGCTTTCCATTTGGGCATGAGTTTTAGCTACAGCTACAGATCGACTCTAAGAAGCTAAAGAAGCTTAAGAAAGGCTGCCAACGTCAAGAAATCTACCCTATAATTTTGACAGGAAATATTGAATCCAAACGGATTTGCTCCTAAGCATCCCTGGCAGGATCAGTATTCATTCCTAATTGTTAAAAAAAGCTTCTTTATAACCGGGAGTAGATTGTATTCTGGTGTTTTGGTCGTGGGTTTGcttattttcatcttttttggGCCTACAACCTCTTATCTATCGTTCAGTAGAAGAGTAGAAGAATATATTACGAGCTGATGATCTTCCTCCCGAGCACGACCAAGGAGTTTTCTTGAATAGTATGGTCAGATAAGGTTTATTTGTTGAAAGCTTTCAAATAATGGAATAATTGAATACAGTGATACGGATTTGAGCCATTAGTTCGGCCCATTGCCTTATCCGGATTGTAACAGGTGTTgacggttgtgtttttttgcttctttgaaGGTTACATTTTCTCGCCTCGTATTTCCCCCCCGGCAGCCACATGTTGGAGTTTACACGCAGCCAAGTACGATTTCCAGGTGTAGCGCGTGGAAAACTTCACCTGCCAGGGTACGTGCCCATTTGTCCGACCTTCAACTTGTGAatgtgtgagaaaaaaaaatgtaaactccCGTTCGAGCGGAGAAAAGCTCCGATCTCAAGAGTACGGCTTTCGGATGGTTGGTGCGGGGGACGATAATTATGCTTCCACCCGATCCGAACTTCTTCTTGGGTGCTTGGGTGCATTCCCCGTGCATGCGACGGGGTGGTTtctccaccctcccccccccaaaGTACTTGTTGCTCGTGAAGGTTTTATGCTTTATGCGTCTGCTTGCCCCCCCTCCGGTACGTAAATTATCAATTCCTCTTCCGGCTGCGGCGGCGTGCGCCTTCAGCTGATCATTACTGCCATTGTTTTCCCGGGCCGCCTTTTTAACTCGAGCCCTGCATGTGGGTTCGGTGTGTGGTGTTAGATACAGCAAACGCACACGCGAGAATATGATGCCATTATCTTTACGGCTCGCTGGTCGGGTTGGAGGCAGTGGAATGAACTCTTTCGAGCGATGGAGGTTGCTGGAAGTTTGTGTGTTTAGCATTTTTCAACTCCCACACTCGGTTCGGTAGCGCCACCGTACAGTTGCCTTCCATCGCTCAACTTCTCGCAACCATTTGCGGAAGGAAAGTGTCCCATTAGCCAGTCAGCACCATGCCAGGCAACCGAAGGATTTTCCCGCAAAAGGTTAGCGTGAAACGGAATCCCATTAAAAACGCGCAGGAACCTACCGGTTGTCTGCGATGCCCACGGCCACAACCACCAACGTATCAATCAAATCGAACAACGCCTTCGCACTTCCAAACGGCGCGTGACAATCGTGACAAtgttttcgttccattccaatCCTTTCCAGCCACCATCCttcgttccgtttgttttatttgatttcgtttccTCACTACATGAAAGCTGTCTTTTCCTGGGAGCTCCCATTCCGGTCCACCCAGTGGGGGAAAGATCTTTTGCTACGGAGGGCACAGCTTTTCGCCTGTTCCTTTGCCGAATCGAATTGCCTGGGACGACTCCTTCGGTTTCCCAAACGGGTTGCGTCAAGCTAACGGGATCatgggaagaaaggaaaaggttCGTAATGCTTTCCTTGGgctggtgtatgtgtgtatgtgtgtgtgtgtcttcaAGAGATGTCACACTAAGCAGCGGGGGGTGGTGCACCTTTCTCCTTCCTTTATCCCGGCCCTTCACCCCTCACAAGACACAGTCGGAGGCGGAAAAAAGGCGTTgcataaaaatcaatttttattaGTACGACCTGCACACGACGACACATTACTGTCACGTTGTTCCCGTCACCTTTTCCCTGCTGCAAAACCCAGCGGCGCAGTTGTGGGCGCTTTTCCTCACAATCGCCTGCCCAGGGCCCGAGGGACATAtactgagagagagagagagagcggggTGGGGTTTCCGTGTCGCGAAAGTATCGTGAATATGATTCGTGTTTTGCCGGGTAGATTTAATCTCGCGCTCCTACCGAGCTGGTCGCGGAAGGGAAGGCACGGGGGGGAGCATTCTGGCAGGCTTTGGGACACCCTGTTTTCCGTGAGCATCTGGTGCACGATTCTCTAGCCATTGATTTTACCGGTGCGATACATAAAACTTCTCGTGAAGCTCAACAGGGGAAGgatctgttgttgttgttgggaaAATTTACTCCACCGAGTTTATGGCGATGATAATTGCACGATGTTCCGCGCGGAACGAATTGCAATTGATTATGATTTTTGTTATGGTCACAGGATTTACAACCTCAACGTCAGCCGGCACAGCCGTGGAGTGTGAGAATTGTTGCGAAGAGAAGAAAGGTAAAAGCTTTCTAACTAAAAGGAGAATGGTtcactttaaaaactaaaCGCGAAACAGTCTCTCTTaaggaaagttttgtttttacctcTTGGAATACAAATTACAGTTGACGTTTaacttttaatattttcagaTAGATAGATCTCTTGAACAATCTGTAAAATATCCTATTCGACAAATCTATCGACGTGATAATTTTAGTAGATTATGCTGTAAGCAACACAACTGCTTAACTTCTAAACTGGCTTTATCTATGAATATTACTTGTTAGTTGGTAGAAACATTTAGCATCAACTGTTCTTATATTTTCTcagtcatttaaaaaatgtagtcTTATATGTTTCAAtaacgaaatgaaacgttcCTTGGttaacgaaggaaaaacgattCGCTTTTTGTCAAAAATCTTAAAATTGCTTTGAATACAAAACAttatattttcaatgaaaaatgtgagtataaggcaaagaaaaaatatgatgCACAACGTCAGCATTATCAAGATCTTTTCCCATTCGAAACCAATCTTAAATATAAACGAGAAGATGCTGGAGAACCTATCAACCTGTTTGGATATCCTCCGATATAGGCCAGTTCGGCAAGATGATGTTGTTCGATCCGTATCGATTGCTTCAAAAAGTGCAACCTCAATGTGCCGATCGGCACCAAAAAGAAGTTCGTGCGCCTTTCTTCCAAAAGCGGCGCTCGGGCAAACGATCAGCCTAATCAGCGTTTAGGCATTAATTTGAAACATTCTTCAATCCCTTCTGTTCGGTGGTGCTTTTTTTCAACGCAATTTGAAGCATTTCGACGCGCCTTTCGTTGGTTTAGATTGCGTAACTAACTGGCCGTGGATGTAACAGAATCCCCATTGTCCTGAGTGAGGCTCCCCAAGCGATTCCTCGTTTTCTTCAGCTACTTTCAAATCCCCGTCCGTTTAACCTCATTCATGGCCATTCCCTCCACCAGCTGGTGTTCGTGGTGCGGGAAGATTTGCGGCATCGCGATTCGCAAAATTTACCATCCACGCCGTCTTCATCGCCCAAAAAGGGATAGTGTGTCAATCGTCGGTACCGTGCACTGTGGGAAGGGAGAAAGGGCATCAGAATGAAAATACCAGAAGCCTTACCCTGCTGTAGAAGTGGTGAAATGCATCGACCACCGCAGAGGGAAGCTACCGATCGGTCGAGCGATCGTGATGCAGCGTGGAAAATGTCTTCATTTCACCGTTCGGTGAAACACTTCGACATTTATCGCTTGGGATTAACGGTTGCGTCGTTGGAGATCCCATATCTCTCTTTCCCTCGCCATTTGAAACACACTCCAGCAGATTTTCGAAAGGTTCAGAACGGAGTTGAAATGTATGCTGCTCGGTTGTGATTTTCCTACAACGCAGTGACAAATTTGGAATAATAATTGACCTCACCTACGGACTCTTCCGCTGTCACTGATGCCGCTGCTGTCACTCTATTCCCCACGCGAGTGTCTCCTAAACGTTTGCGCACGGCAAAAGATTGCGATCGCGTTATTGTTACGCAACCGGAGAGTGTGCAAGAAACCACCACCGATCCATAAGGAACGCGATCGCGATCACGTCGTACGCACCCTTTTTCGGGGGGGCCGCTCCTTGCGAGCAGATTTTCATTGCAAACTCATGCGGGCGAAAGCACACCGTCAATGGCGTCCTATGACGAAATCCCATCCTTCTCCTCACCGGCGAATCGGGTGCCTGGGTCTCCACCGGGTCTCCTACTGCTCGCGGTAGCTGTCTTGCCGTTTCCATAAGCTGACGATGATTAATATCGCACtcgcacataaacacacacactagtTTTCGAACAAGCGTTCTTTGCCATTCCTAGTTCCCGTCTGCAAAGAAGGTCCCAACCAGCTATAACTGCTCTTTCCTGCTGCCGAGATCCCGATGAACTTCTCATGCCATCAGTTAGTTCCTTCTTACTTTCTTGAGCCGCTTAGGGACGCCCCATTGATGCCTCACCTCCCCATCCGAAATGGGCGTCCAGAGTTCAATGAGCGTCATATAATCCTGAAACAATCGAAAGGGTGGAGATCGGCAACGCCGAAGCGGTGGGAGAGGGGGTGTGAAATTTATTACATACTTATACGATTCCGCGTGTGAGCCTATTTGGAACGCCGTAACCACACTGGAAGGCGGACCACACCCGGCTTGACGTTCCCTGGTGGTGGGTTCCCGGGGGATCGTGCTCACTCCTAGCGACACTAGGAAGCCCCGGGGCCGAGGGTATGGACATATTAGTGCAACATTGTTGCACAATCtgtaccgaaaaagggaaatgaaGCCGTAAGGGAATGGCCGATGCGCTTACCGTTGGGAAGTATGCTAATGACCGAGCGAGTTCCAACCAAGAGCTAGATATATAGTCTCGGGATGTATAAGGAAGCTAGAACACGGACCGGGTTCAAGGTGCAATCCGCTATCTATTGCAGTAGGTTTGTGTTCCTCTGGTAGGAAGGAACCTACCTTTCAGTGCATCCAATGTCCGATGGAAGAATAGAACGAACCTCGACCAAGTGGCGGTAATTAAGAGCCATGTAACTTTAATGAGTTtcggcaataaaaataaacttttacgACGTTTTATAGGGGGTAACTGGATTACTCCTGATTGATTTGAAGCCCGTGTCTCTCGCTCTCAACCAACCTCCAAGGTTGATCAAGGCCTCCCGATCTGGGATCTCCGGTGGAACCAGTCCGGTCCGGCGATAGGGTAACACGCCATAACACCACATGAAGCCTCTGGAGCCGGTCATTGGACCGTCGTCGCCCGCGAAGAGCACCACGCTAATGATCCTCAGCTTCTTTGCTGAGCCTGGCCCATGGGAGAATGCCGACTGGATGTGGAGTGAAACAAAATCAGGCGAGAAAatagcctttttttttgtctccaaTTGGTAACGCTCGCCTTACAAGGGTGAGCTCCTTGCTGGTGTCGTCGCTGGCGTGAACTTGTTTGGCGCACTTGGACACCGGATCGTACCAGGGATCGTAGTGTGGATAACGCAACGGGCAGGGAGCCAGACCGGGAGTGTGTTTTGAGCCCTTTCTGTTGTTCCAATGGTACCGTTTGTTGAGGTTTCTTGAGGTCCGTGCTCGTCCGTAGAGTTGtcgcgcttttttttttggtgacgTAACGAGCCTGCAACGCGGTTGATGGATACAGGCCGTTTGGTGTAGTGGCGGCTAGGTAGAGTACAACGAGAATGAAAACCTTCCGTAGTCAATCAACGAAGCAGGCGTCTGCTCGAGAAGCAGATTAAACAGAGCATCATAAGGGAGGCCTAGAGTTAGACGGGAgctaaaataattgtttttattgttacgTGTAGAATGGCGAGCATTAAAACGTACGGTCAGTAACAGTCGAAACTGTGGTTACAAAATAATTGTCAACCCACGCTTATCCAATCTTTCCGATTTGGTTTTCAATTAAGGCTACtgtggattgttttatttatttatttttctaaacaaatgtttttttaagtttcctAAGAATCCACGACTGATTATGGCATTCAAATCCGTTTCCgagtacatttttttatgagTATTATTTCGATGAAAACGTGAAAAAGCTGtgtgaaacaagaaaaagacTAAAATTACGTAGTTTTATAAAACACGACCGCAATTTggagatttttttaattgttacaATCAAACTGTAGGGTATAATATTGTggaagttttaatttaattttaaaactatttactAAAATATGTTCACTGCTTAACAATGCTCGAACTGCAACTAAACACATTATCGAATCTTGCTGACGCAAAGCCATTAACAAAGGCTAAacgttctttttttattaatttcatttgtaaaaatagaaaatatatcATAAATATTGTAAATACGATGAACAAatcatttaattgaaattcacATTCTGATTGGTTAAAATGTAGGATAAATCATGTTGAAATATCTCAAAAAACCAACCTACTAACTCCACCGTTCCCTTCAGTTGCCCAAACGGAGTAAGGCAAGATAAATCCTAGTCAGTATGATGCGAtgaatcaac
Coding sequences within:
- the LOC131267147 gene encoding E3 ubiquitin-protein ligase Topors-like, giving the protein MEELGVVDCPPTPEILPVSSTPPARHEITYSSSSEDPDESADGRRSPPPKCAICLGKCRQPSYTNSCSHRFCFQCLWEWSKVKPECPLCKQSFIEIAYRNRVDSQPLITPVPRPTDEQRHEIYQQQLNFLLTERAPHRFLYSTSIRMRPSQSELLQELFMHQSNDVQRFVREFGNQPIPSRLNTIEWRRFIYVQRLFARPLPDINGCFRDTSASYYQNNSAQLNRILPWADRELFAISVPRSGIHVITMMQETDVESQSFLDGLNHILPLQYRAHFQHELVNFARSPFDMIGYDRCVQYDPPFSVRLSLPTSPRNVVISSSEPDDDEIVYLPSPPGPAPASAGSSSNNNSNHSTSHSNGSQGSVSSRRVGRTQFHIEARSSVQTVIMTGTLRESGASAGASDGTVPLATTGTQTAQVIEVNDDAPPPTAQTAPTLMHRPGTYTLRDGDNIELSSSDSDECQFVREQKPPHLRTPDHVVDLESASDSDVVFVDEASTIPAPKVSSAEGGAAGAAGTASQTSQQDALKKETSTGCLEYNQGASTSSGYCGGMSGGSGASGSGTTVGLRPRHYAMPSLNRYAGGIGMKSIYEASDTDDDSDGEGVLGSAYKGSSESSSASSSHEEFRFRSVHQQPSRGRKRKRLVKRVAAPPKQRGKKELRDRAKDVSSDSSIASGSSATSSSSRSSSSSSSSSSTNSSSSRSSSTSSTNSSSSSSSSTSSSSSTNSSLPSEAVKPAKRRKRQTSSNPKAAAKGAKSKKARKSKQPTGASAKLPKDVAPDVGVKSNRRNRSQQPPRTPVTGNSKASTKASSKGTKRRKTKAKTSDTRTRGGKRTKRSAKMEAEVHQASPVVETQRRAARDHYFVETRPSCSPTEEADNRTRRLKSVIIKRCHYNRKPNTATTTTTTTTTTMTTTTTTVGFEEEPTQRTSSTVPVDVKISIRIPATVEATLNPEPSTSGLPLPVAQSVDEATDRRQETAATLLQLSSPASDSGSETAELDERVWDILKLPLDIVPSASAPERNPMMSAVQAEQHPTDGPEETLQTQQSTEDDHQQPFPLDDGGGILMEEESNSIASESLFVPEVSWELGTGEATTHVHDGASSSHEPPLATAIAEDRLSSAGASPFSSVSFPPSTASFSTSPTLSLAVPTRPASPVELLDVVGTIDSESPLPSSVVDIGTIDGTIDDIMATEEVSAIEETPAASDALPDGCVLEAIPEASAGTETVGAEVEL